A single genomic interval of Chitinophaga sp. 180180018-3 harbors:
- a CDS encoding AI-2E family transporter, translated as MNNLHRPASRNMIESILVLLLLLALLLALYDVLRIFFGVLTFALIFSVSFHQLFERMAVWFGGRRKLAATVYAIVVIAIIALPVTYIIAALGSHIREAIHWIANVKENGLPPLPQWVINIPYVGVEISDFWQHLQESPRETISNNVREQQVRTVLHHVISSGAGIIGAAVQLIIGIIISAFFLVSGEKSVRPIRATAEHLLGKKEGSDLLKATTMAVKGVSIGVMGTAFITAIVAWIGLKIAGIPIALGLAAVVFFLVVIQIGPLVVWVPVTIWMAMQGHPGMTLFLIIYGVGILIGEAILKPYLIARSGKLPFLVLFLGVIGGVAAWGFTGIFKGAIIVAVFYTVFNSWLERKGGKPAAAE; from the coding sequence ATGAATAACCTTCACCGGCCGGCTTCCAGGAACATGATAGAATCTATACTTGTGCTGCTGTTGTTGCTGGCCCTGTTATTGGCGCTGTATGATGTGTTGCGTATCTTTTTCGGCGTACTCACCTTTGCGCTGATCTTTTCTGTGTCGTTTCATCAGCTGTTCGAGCGTATGGCAGTCTGGTTTGGCGGCCGGCGTAAGCTGGCGGCTACGGTTTATGCCATTGTAGTTATCGCTATCATTGCGCTGCCGGTCACCTATATCATTGCTGCGCTGGGTTCGCATATCCGGGAAGCCATACACTGGATTGCCAATGTGAAGGAGAACGGTCTTCCGCCGTTGCCGCAATGGGTTATTAATATTCCTTATGTGGGCGTTGAGATCAGCGACTTCTGGCAGCATCTGCAGGAAAGCCCCAGAGAAACTATTTCCAATAATGTACGGGAGCAGCAGGTGCGTACGGTGCTGCATCATGTTATCAGCAGCGGCGCCGGTATAATCGGAGCGGCGGTGCAGCTGATAATCGGGATTATCATATCCGCATTTTTCCTGGTGAGCGGCGAAAAATCGGTGCGGCCTATCAGGGCCACGGCGGAGCATCTGCTGGGAAAGAAAGAAGGCAGCGACCTGCTGAAAGCTACCACTATGGCAGTGAAGGGCGTATCTATAGGCGTAATGGGCACTGCTTTTATTACCGCTATTGTTGCCTGGATAGGACTTAAAATAGCGGGCATCCCGATTGCGCTGGGATTAGCAGCGGTGGTGTTTTTCCTGGTAGTCATACAAATAGGGCCACTGGTAGTATGGGTACCTGTTACCATCTGGATGGCCATGCAGGGCCATCCGGGGATGACGCTTTTCCTGATCATATACGGTGTAGGGATACTCATAGGAGAGGCGATCCTCAAACCTTACCTGATAGCCCGTAGCGGCAAGCTGCCTTTCCTGGTGTTGTTCCTGGGGGTGATCGGAGGCGTGGCTGCCTGGGGCTTTACAGGGATATTCAAGGGCGCTATTATCGTGGCGGTGTTTTATACAGTATTTAATTCCTGGCTGGAAAGAAAAGGTGGCAAGCCTGCTGCTGCGGAATAG
- a CDS encoding YdeI/OmpD-associated family protein: METPKELPILPFETQQQWADWLEKNHAQSDGVWLLMHKKHTNTPSINYAQALEEALCYGWIDGMSKSIDAATFKQKFTPRRPKSIWSERNTQHIARLTAAGKMKPAGILEVEKAKADGRWEKAYATSKEATIPEDFMTALKKNKKAKAFFDTLNKQNLFAIYFRLQSAKKPETRAKRIAMFIEMFAKGEKFH, encoded by the coding sequence ATGGAAACACCTAAAGAACTACCAATCCTCCCCTTCGAAACCCAGCAGCAATGGGCCGACTGGCTCGAAAAAAATCACGCCCAGTCCGATGGCGTCTGGCTACTCATGCATAAAAAACATACCAACACGCCTTCCATCAACTACGCCCAGGCACTCGAAGAAGCCCTCTGCTACGGCTGGATCGACGGCATGTCTAAATCAATAGACGCAGCTACTTTCAAACAAAAATTCACCCCACGCCGCCCTAAAAGCATCTGGTCGGAAAGAAATACACAACATATCGCCCGCCTCACCGCTGCCGGCAAAATGAAGCCCGCAGGCATCCTGGAGGTAGAGAAAGCCAAAGCCGACGGTCGCTGGGAAAAAGCTTACGCCACATCAAAAGAAGCAACCATCCCGGAAGACTTCATGACTGCACTAAAGAAAAACAAGAAAGCAAAAGCCTTCTTCGATACACTCAACAAACAAAATTTATTCGCCATCTACTTCCGGCTGCAATCTGCGAAAAAGCCTGAAACAAGGGCCAAACGCATCGCCATGTTCATCGAAATGTTCGCGAAAGGAGAAAAATTTCATTAG
- a CDS encoding isochorismatase family cysteine hydrolase, which translates to MTSTNSSTVLLVMDIQERAMSIASDSHQLTANLQTAIAAARAKGIPVVYAVLGFREGYPEVHPENKMFQQLFRSGGWFVLEKDEGAAIPAAVAPLPGEIVVNKKRVSAFAGCDLELVLGRYRAEQLVLTGLSTSGVVLSTLREAADKDYEITVLSDCCADRDPETHDFLVKKIFPRQATVKTAGEWAAAL; encoded by the coding sequence ATGACATCAACAAATTCATCTACAGTATTGCTGGTAATGGATATCCAGGAAAGGGCGATGAGCATTGCGTCCGACAGCCACCAGCTGACAGCGAATCTTCAAACCGCCATAGCAGCAGCCAGAGCGAAAGGTATCCCTGTGGTATATGCCGTGCTGGGCTTCCGTGAGGGATATCCTGAAGTGCACCCGGAGAACAAAATGTTCCAGCAGCTTTTCAGGAGCGGTGGCTGGTTTGTATTGGAGAAAGATGAGGGGGCGGCTATTCCTGCTGCCGTGGCGCCTTTGCCGGGAGAAATTGTGGTGAACAAAAAAAGAGTGAGCGCCTTTGCCGGATGCGATCTGGAGCTGGTGCTGGGAAGATACCGGGCGGAGCAACTGGTGCTCACGGGGTTGTCGACCAGCGGCGTGGTGCTGAGCACATTGAGAGAAGCTGCAGATAAAGATTACGAGATCACGGTGTTGTCTGATTGCTGTGCCGACAGGGATCCGGAAACACACGATTTCCTGGTGAAAAAGATCTTTCCCAGGCAGGCGACCGTGAAAACTGCCGGTGAGTGGGCAGCAGCATTGTAG
- a CDS encoding thioredoxin family protein, producing MSTQTSTEPAVKARPPHKVVTREEWTAARKQFLQKEKQYTRLRDELTRERMELPWEKVTENYVFDGPNGKVTLSDLFDGRSQLIIQHFMFGPHETVGCVGCSFSADSIDSSRLHLENHDVSLVAVSRAPIEVLEAFKKRMGWHFQWVSSGNNNFNYDYYVSFHKSDLEKGSVYYNYGMLEGLSHTTEDLPGLSCFYKDAAGDIYHTYSTYARGGELQLIVYNYLDIAPLGRNEGEGLTDWVRHHDKYQSGGKVDPTGKYHEENTPGSCCNHD from the coding sequence ATGAGTACCCAAACATCCACTGAACCGGCAGTAAAAGCCCGTCCGCCTCATAAAGTAGTAACCCGGGAAGAATGGACCGCTGCCAGGAAACAATTCCTCCAGAAAGAAAAGCAATACACCCGCCTGCGCGACGAGCTCACCCGCGAACGCATGGAACTGCCCTGGGAGAAAGTAACGGAAAACTATGTTTTCGATGGCCCCAACGGTAAAGTAACCCTGTCCGACCTGTTCGATGGCCGCAGCCAGCTGATTATACAGCATTTTATGTTTGGCCCCCATGAAACAGTGGGCTGCGTAGGCTGCTCTTTCAGCGCCGACTCCATCGACAGTTCCCGGCTTCACCTCGAAAACCACGATGTATCGCTGGTAGCCGTTTCCCGTGCCCCCATTGAAGTGCTGGAAGCCTTCAAAAAACGGATGGGCTGGCATTTCCAATGGGTATCTTCCGGCAACAACAATTTCAACTACGATTATTATGTGTCGTTCCATAAGAGCGACCTGGAGAAAGGCAGCGTATATTACAACTATGGTATGTTAGAAGGGTTATCCCACACAACGGAAGACCTGCCAGGGCTCAGCTGCTTCTATAAAGACGCGGCGGGCGACATCTACCATACTTACTCTACCTATGCACGGGGAGGAGAACTGCAGCTGATAGTGTATAACTACCTCGATATTGCGCCACTGGGCCGCAATGAAGGCGAGGGCCTGACCGACTGGGTCAGACATCACGATAAATACCAATCCGGAGGAAAAGTAGATCCAACAGGGAAGTATCACGAAGAAAATACGCCGGGTTCTTGCTGTAACCACGATTAA
- a CDS encoding helix-turn-helix domain-containing protein, with the protein MKTVSLLIFEDAILSSLAVVIDIFAGVNHYLEQTGREPAFKLELTSEKTKHIQLQRPAQFICYKTIDEVKQADLIIAPAFEGAADTILEKNKALIRWIQDMYEGGTEVASLCIGSYFLAEAGLLTGKSCTSHWQSIEDMRNRYPDIKLLPDKVMTDQDGVYTSGGAFISLNLVIYLIEKFCGRDVSIAVSKMFSIDIDRVSQAHFAVFQGQRGHEDEGIHKAQSFIEANYDQQLTVEQIAEQANMSKRNFIRRFKSATKNTPLEYLQRVKIESAKKELEKSSINISTLMYNAGYNDMKTFRQVFKRITGLTPVEYRRKYSRRVIEEDAA; encoded by the coding sequence ATGAAAACAGTATCACTACTTATTTTCGAAGATGCCATATTATCGTCGCTGGCTGTTGTGATAGATATATTTGCCGGTGTTAATCATTACCTGGAGCAGACGGGCAGGGAACCGGCGTTTAAACTGGAGCTGACCAGCGAAAAAACAAAGCATATACAGCTGCAACGGCCGGCACAATTCATCTGTTATAAGACCATCGACGAAGTGAAACAGGCGGATCTGATCATTGCACCTGCTTTTGAAGGAGCGGCGGATACGATACTGGAAAAGAACAAGGCATTGATTCGCTGGATACAGGACATGTACGAGGGTGGAACCGAAGTGGCGAGCCTTTGTATAGGCAGCTATTTCCTGGCGGAAGCGGGGTTGCTGACGGGTAAGTCCTGCACTTCCCATTGGCAGTCGATCGAGGATATGCGTAACCGTTACCCCGATATCAAACTGCTGCCCGATAAAGTAATGACCGATCAGGATGGCGTGTATACCAGCGGCGGCGCTTTTATTTCCCTGAATCTGGTCATATACCTGATAGAGAAATTCTGCGGCAGGGATGTGAGCATAGCAGTTAGCAAGATGTTTTCCATTGACATCGACCGCGTTTCCCAGGCGCATTTCGCCGTATTCCAGGGCCAGCGGGGCCATGAGGATGAAGGGATTCACAAGGCGCAGAGCTTTATAGAAGCTAATTACGACCAGCAGCTGACCGTAGAGCAGATAGCTGAGCAGGCTAATATGAGCAAGCGCAATTTCATCCGTCGTTTTAAAAGCGCCACCAAAAATACTCCGTTGGAATATTTGCAGCGCGTTAAAATAGAGTCTGCGAAGAAGGAGCTGGAGAAGAGTTCCATCAACATCAGCACATTGATGTATAATGCCGGTTACAACGACATGAAAACATTCCGCCAGGTATTTAAGCGGATCACCGGGCTTACACCAGTGGAATACCGGCGTAAGTACAGCCGGAGGGTTATAGAGGAAGATGCGGCCTGA
- a CDS encoding M1 family metallopeptidase, translated as MTKLFYSLVLLAGISKLANAQELYMPRNIRQAYVNGTRDKNGAPGPRYWQNKGRYDIHLAVNPPDRRVNGRETIHYVNNSPDALRGAVIRLICNLHKYQSPRSGYVSKDFLTDGVVIDTLLVNGVRQPFNNDVGTVGHVTYPQPLASKDSIVLQISWHYDLSVQSGREGMLDSTSVYMAYAYPRVSVYDDYNGWDGIEHTDRAEFYSDFNDYTVSVTVPDNFVVWGTGMLQNIDEVLQPEFAKRLKASYTSDEVMHIANKAEMQQKVVTRRNGHNTWKFTADHIADVTYAASNHYVWDAASAIVDSSTMRRASMQAAYNDTATDFHHSVAFGQNALRWFSHNWPGVPYPFPVMTAVQGFADMEYPMMVNDGTVGDDLDFAQLVQDHEMAHTWFPFYMGINETRYAFMDEGWATTFEYLIGIAEKGKDVADNFYKKFRVEKYINSPATEEDQPIISMSTQVSGAGYGHNSYGKASLSYLAIKDLLGDARFKRCLHAYMSNWHGKHPIPWDYFNSFNTAAGENLNWFWNNWFFSNNYIDLTLAGVEQKGKKASLRIVNTGGFAVPFDVVVTYADGTTQRFHQTPAIWKANTKAARLELTLAKEAREIQLDGNLFMDANVKDNVWKR; from the coding sequence ATGACGAAATTATTTTACAGCCTGGTGCTGCTGGCCGGCATCAGCAAGCTGGCCAATGCACAGGAATTATATATGCCGCGGAATATCCGTCAGGCATATGTTAACGGAACGAGAGACAAGAACGGTGCACCCGGGCCGCGTTACTGGCAAAACAAAGGCAGGTACGATATTCATCTGGCAGTGAATCCGCCCGACAGGCGGGTGAATGGCCGGGAAACCATCCATTATGTGAACAACAGTCCGGATGCCCTCCGCGGCGCAGTTATCCGGCTTATTTGTAATCTGCATAAATACCAGTCGCCCCGCTCAGGGTACGTCAGCAAAGACTTCCTGACCGACGGCGTAGTGATCGACACCCTGCTCGTGAACGGCGTACGACAGCCATTCAACAACGACGTAGGCACCGTGGGGCATGTCACATATCCGCAGCCGCTGGCATCGAAAGACAGCATCGTGCTGCAGATCAGCTGGCACTATGATTTATCCGTACAAAGCGGAAGAGAAGGCATGCTCGACAGCACCTCCGTATACATGGCTTACGCCTACCCGCGCGTATCGGTATACGACGACTACAACGGCTGGGATGGCATAGAACATACGGACAGGGCCGAATTTTACAGCGACTTCAACGACTATACCGTATCGGTAACCGTGCCGGATAACTTCGTAGTATGGGGAACAGGCATGCTGCAAAATATCGATGAAGTATTGCAGCCGGAGTTTGCAAAGCGCCTGAAAGCCTCTTATACATCAGACGAGGTGATGCACATCGCCAACAAAGCCGAGATGCAGCAGAAAGTGGTGACCCGCCGAAACGGCCACAATACCTGGAAATTCACTGCCGATCATATTGCAGATGTGACCTACGCCGCCAGCAACCATTATGTATGGGATGCTGCCAGCGCAATAGTTGACAGCTCCACTATGCGACGCGCCAGCATGCAGGCCGCGTACAACGATACCGCCACCGACTTTCATCATTCCGTAGCATTTGGCCAGAACGCGCTGAGATGGTTTTCTCACAACTGGCCGGGCGTGCCGTATCCTTTCCCGGTGATGACCGCCGTGCAGGGATTTGCAGACATGGAATACCCGATGATGGTAAACGACGGCACCGTGGGCGATGACCTGGATTTTGCGCAGCTGGTGCAGGACCACGAGATGGCGCATACCTGGTTTCCGTTTTACATGGGCATCAATGAAACCCGCTATGCATTTATGGATGAAGGCTGGGCCACTACTTTCGAATACCTGATCGGTATAGCGGAGAAAGGAAAGGACGTAGCAGATAATTTCTACAAGAAATTCAGGGTAGAAAAATATATCAATAGCCCCGCTACGGAAGAAGATCAGCCCATCATCAGCATGTCGACCCAGGTGAGCGGAGCCGGCTACGGCCATAACTCTTACGGAAAAGCATCGTTATCTTACCTGGCCATAAAAGACCTGCTGGGCGATGCGCGGTTTAAGCGCTGCTTACACGCGTACATGAGTAACTGGCATGGAAAACATCCGATTCCCTGGGACTATTTTAACTCGTTCAATACCGCTGCCGGCGAGAACCTCAACTGGTTCTGGAACAACTGGTTTTTCAGCAATAACTATATTGATCTGACACTGGCTGGCGTAGAACAGAAAGGTAAGAAAGCCAGTTTGCGCATCGTTAATACCGGCGGGTTTGCCGTGCCGTTTGATGTGGTTGTTACGTATGCAGATGGCACAACGCAGCGTTTCCACCAAACACCGGCCATCTGGAAAGCTAATACCAAAGCGGCCCGGCTGGAGCTGACACTGGCGAAAGAAGCCAGGGAAATACAGCTGGACGGTAATCTGTTCATGGACGCAAACGTGAAAGACAACGTCTGGAAGCGATAA
- a CDS encoding phage integrase SAM-like domain and Arm DNA-binding domain-containing protein yields the protein MKVSQELSILFHLRYDNNNSNGKATICVRITVTGFPRDGFSLGYKVDPAKFNKNSGAIVGKSAEAVEINNHLQHVKSELIRHYNLLKAVDPTVTPTMIKNSYNGINREKRTLLEVCDFHNQKFQEKVDKDKRKGSTMKKWITTKDKLSAFLNSVFRMKDIPLGKIELAFAEDFFDYLTLTDGLQDNTAMKYLKNTKQLLKLAEQRKWVQCNPPRLPVPGI from the coding sequence ATGAAAGTAAGTCAAGAGTTATCAATCCTCTTTCATCTCCGGTATGATAACAACAATTCCAATGGCAAGGCAACCATCTGCGTTCGTATCACTGTGACAGGGTTTCCCCGGGATGGATTTTCCCTCGGATACAAAGTGGACCCTGCAAAGTTTAATAAGAATTCCGGCGCTATTGTCGGGAAGTCTGCGGAAGCTGTTGAAATCAATAACCACCTGCAGCATGTAAAGAGTGAACTTATTCGCCATTACAACCTCTTAAAAGCTGTTGATCCTACCGTAACCCCAACGATGATAAAAAATTCCTATAACGGCATCAACAGGGAAAAGCGCACACTTCTGGAAGTCTGCGACTTTCATAATCAGAAATTTCAGGAAAAGGTAGACAAGGACAAACGGAAAGGTAGCACCATGAAAAAGTGGATTACTACTAAAGACAAATTATCAGCTTTCCTGAATTCAGTTTTCAGAATGAAAGACATTCCGTTAGGGAAAATCGAACTTGCATTTGCCGAAGATTTTTTTGATTATCTCACCCTTACGGATGGGCTCCAGGATAACACCGCCATGAAGTACCTGAAAAATACAAAGCAGTTGTTGAAATTAGCTGAGCAGCGAAAATGGGTACAGTGTAATCCACCGAGGTTGCCGGTACCCGGCATATGA
- a CDS encoding GNAT family N-acetyltransferase, producing MKIIIETPRLQLRTFAASDDEFIFELLNTPSWLQYIGDRQIHTLADAQRYIMNNLLRVYAEQGYGALVVVLKETGRPIGMCGLFKRKYLEVPDLGFAFLPEVEGKGLAYEATMAVLDYTKNELALPRLLAITQQDNQRSINLLKRSGFIQQGTIMPPGEPEDLVLFDIELKH from the coding sequence ATGAAGATCATTATTGAAACCCCCCGTTTGCAGCTGCGTACTTTTGCTGCGTCAGACGACGAATTTATTTTCGAACTGCTGAACACCCCTTCCTGGCTGCAGTATATCGGCGACCGGCAGATCCATACCCTGGCTGATGCGCAACGTTATATCATGAACAACCTGTTGCGGGTATATGCGGAACAGGGATATGGGGCATTGGTAGTGGTGCTGAAGGAAACAGGCAGGCCTATTGGTATGTGCGGCCTCTTTAAACGGAAATACCTGGAAGTACCCGACCTGGGTTTTGCTTTCCTGCCGGAAGTAGAAGGGAAGGGGCTGGCCTATGAAGCCACCATGGCGGTATTGGATTATACAAAAAATGAACTGGCCTTACCTCGGTTGCTGGCTATTACCCAGCAGGATAATCAGCGGTCTATTAATTTATTGAAACGCTCGGGTTTTATCCAGCAGGGAACTATTATGCCGCCGGGAGAGCCGGAAGATCTGGTGTTATTTGATATTGAGCTGAAACATTAG
- a CDS encoding nuclear transport factor 2 family protein produces the protein MTSSNNRATVLAALRHLIGERNTAVIDTYVHDSYMQHSPQVKDGKSGLLEALNHLKQLPPPPPSAASPVVRTIADGDYVMLHMNVAFMGKKLVVVDLYRLEDGKLAEHWDATQEQPFGVDLTAGASVVEDLELTAVNKDVVRRFYHDWDARLFSEDFIPHSASLPEPGRVHRILGEGNFVMVQSSRGDAVFYDIWRLKDQLLAEHWQVAQVIPVVMPHGNGMI, from the coding sequence ATGACATCATCCAATAACCGCGCTACCGTATTGGCAGCGCTCAGGCACCTCATTGGTGAACGGAATACAGCCGTTATAGATACTTACGTGCACGATTCTTATATGCAGCATAGCCCGCAGGTAAAGGACGGGAAATCAGGGCTGCTGGAGGCGTTAAACCACTTAAAGCAGTTGCCGCCACCGCCTCCGTCGGCTGCTTCTCCAGTGGTGCGTACCATTGCCGATGGCGATTATGTAATGCTGCATATGAACGTTGCTTTTATGGGTAAAAAACTGGTTGTTGTGGATCTTTATCGCCTCGAAGACGGGAAGCTGGCGGAGCACTGGGATGCGACGCAGGAGCAGCCTTTTGGCGTGGATTTAACCGCAGGCGCTTCAGTAGTGGAAGACCTGGAATTGACTGCTGTTAATAAAGACGTGGTGCGCCGGTTTTACCATGACTGGGATGCCCGTTTGTTTTCGGAAGATTTTATTCCGCATAGTGCTTCTTTACCGGAGCCAGGCCGGGTTCATCGTATACTGGGAGAGGGGAACTTTGTGATGGTGCAGTCGTCGCGTGGGGATGCTGTTTTTTATGACATATGGAGATTGAAGGATCAGCTGCTGGCCGAGCATTGGCAGGTTGCGCAGGTGATTCCTGTGGTGATGCCACATGGTAATGGCATGATTTAA
- a CDS encoding helix-turn-helix domain-containing protein translates to MSKIYNIPSFLKYINVNGTNSDTVQVICYDEHKNIRLQSPPVELDFYLIAIKNNIEVQPPIEEMSSSYLFLDKPGNQMEWDLSGPFCGYGIFVSAKLLDRFAKDYTFTGYNRHEALFLTDRESKILHDLFVKAFEEYQRNNFSEDVLVSYATLILSYTQTFYERQFEARSKIYNKVVANFYKQLDQYFSNSRGVAAFPTVAGFADKANLSVNYFGDVIKHFTGHSPIEHIHQYIVQLAKKKLRETKLTINEIAYSLGFEYPTYFTRFFRQRTGISPRVFRNQ, encoded by the coding sequence TTGAGCAAAATATATAACATACCATCTTTTCTAAAATACATAAATGTCAACGGTACCAACAGCGATACCGTTCAGGTTATCTGCTATGATGAGCATAAAAATATTCGACTGCAATCGCCCCCGGTAGAACTTGATTTTTATTTAATAGCGATTAAAAATAATATTGAAGTACAGCCTCCTATAGAGGAAATGTCCAGCTCGTATCTGTTTTTGGACAAGCCGGGAAATCAGATGGAGTGGGATTTGTCAGGCCCATTTTGCGGATATGGCATATTTGTCAGTGCAAAGTTGCTGGACAGGTTTGCAAAAGATTATACGTTTACCGGATACAACCGCCACGAAGCCTTATTCCTAACAGACAGAGAAAGTAAAATCCTACATGACTTATTTGTTAAAGCTTTTGAGGAATATCAAAGAAATAATTTCTCCGAGGATGTGCTGGTATCTTATGCAACGTTGATATTATCCTACACGCAAACTTTTTACGAACGTCAGTTTGAAGCCCGTAGTAAAATCTACAATAAAGTAGTGGCTAATTTCTATAAACAACTGGATCAGTATTTCAGCAATAGCAGGGGCGTGGCAGCTTTTCCGACAGTTGCAGGTTTTGCGGACAAAGCCAATCTGTCTGTCAATTATTTTGGAGATGTTATCAAACATTTTACAGGACATTCTCCTATAGAGCATATTCACCAGTATATTGTACAACTTGCCAAGAAGAAATTACGTGAAACCAAGCTAACCATTAATGAGATCGCCTATAGTCTGGGTTTCGAGTATCCCACCTATTTCACCCGTTTTTTTCGTCAAAGAACTGGTATTTCCCCCAGGGTTTTTAGAAACCAGTAA
- a CDS encoding YccF domain-containing protein, with amino-acid sequence MNLIGNIIWLIFGGFVAFIQYMISGILLCLTIIGIPFGIQCFKIGFLVLMPFGRQVRESGGQTGCLSTLFNIIWIFIGGIWIALTHLFFGLLLAITIIGIPFARQHFKLMSLSFTPFGKEIY; translated from the coding sequence ATGAATCTGATAGGTAATATCATATGGCTCATCTTCGGAGGCTTCGTTGCATTTATCCAGTATATGATCAGCGGGATATTGCTATGCCTGACGATTATAGGAATACCCTTCGGTATTCAGTGTTTTAAAATAGGGTTCCTGGTACTGATGCCATTCGGCAGGCAGGTGCGTGAATCCGGCGGGCAGACGGGGTGTTTGTCTACGCTCTTCAATATCATCTGGATCTTCATTGGCGGGATCTGGATAGCTTTGACCCATCTTTTCTTTGGGTTGCTACTGGCGATTACTATTATAGGGATTCCCTTTGCGCGTCAGCATTTTAAGCTGATGAGTTTGAGTTTTACTCCTTTTGGGAAAGAGATTTATTAG
- a CDS encoding alpha/beta hydrolase: protein MESQKVSFRNKELIMAGNLFLPNNFDETKKYSAIVVGHPAGGVKEQTAGIYASKMAQKGFVAIAFDASYQGESEGLPRHQEIPYFRVEDVSAVVDFLTTLPYVNANSIGGIGICASGGYVTAAARQDHRISALVTVSGVDIGEMYHKGWNGKGGAVNISETLITVGNQCTAEANGAKPVYLNWVGERNEAWGKEATDGYDYYRTERARHPHSTGEYLLTDLSRLMAFRAFDRIDTLLTQPLLVIAGSIAQSKWNSDFLYENAASKNKEFFIVDGANHFDLYDIPQYVDQAIEKMTAFFQHNL, encoded by the coding sequence ATGGAATCGCAAAAAGTAAGTTTCAGAAACAAAGAGCTTATAATGGCAGGTAATCTTTTCCTGCCAAATAATTTTGACGAAACAAAAAAATATTCCGCCATTGTAGTGGGGCATCCCGCCGGCGGTGTGAAAGAACAAACAGCTGGAATTTATGCTTCCAAAATGGCCCAAAAAGGATTTGTAGCCATAGCCTTTGATGCCAGCTATCAGGGCGAAAGTGAAGGCCTTCCCCGTCATCAGGAAATCCCGTATTTCCGGGTAGAAGATGTAAGTGCTGTCGTAGACTTTTTAACAACCTTGCCTTATGTAAATGCAAATAGTATTGGTGGTATTGGCATCTGCGCCAGTGGCGGATACGTTACAGCTGCAGCCAGGCAAGATCATCGTATCAGTGCCTTGGTAACCGTAAGTGGTGTTGATATTGGTGAAATGTATCACAAAGGTTGGAATGGTAAAGGAGGAGCCGTAAATATTTCTGAAACACTTATAACTGTCGGAAATCAATGTACTGCCGAAGCAAACGGTGCTAAACCTGTTTATCTGAATTGGGTTGGTGAAAGGAACGAAGCATGGGGAAAAGAGGCAACAGATGGATATGATTACTACAGAACGGAGAGAGCCCGGCACCCTCATTCTACCGGAGAATATCTCTTAACCGATTTGAGCCGCCTGATGGCTTTCCGGGCTTTTGACCGGATAGACACTTTGCTTACACAGCCTTTATTGGTAATAGCGGGAAGTATTGCCCAATCTAAATGGAATAGTGATTTCCTGTACGAGAATGCAGCCAGCAAAAATAAAGAATTCTTTATCGTGGATGGCGCCAATCACTTTGATCTCTATGATATCCCGCAGTATGTGGATCAGGCCATTGAAAAGATGACAGCTTTTTTTCAGCATAATCTTTAA